The following proteins are co-located in the Paenibacillus sp. FSL H8-0079 genome:
- a CDS encoding DUF5317 domain-containing protein — protein MVYDGILLGLIVGFFRGGLRHGLNQFAALKLRSGWIFPVLLLIQFFIFYLQERFEWVASINGYLFAAVYITGLAFLWLNRHHTGFMLIWIGVFLNFAVMAVNGGRMPVSVEASAVLGPYYVDMLREGGAVSKHFMMDASTHLPFLGDIIPLSSPYPRTQVISIGDVVMNVGIFLFIQYMMVNRDKKAVQPAKTHQA, from the coding sequence ATGGTATACGACGGTATTCTTCTAGGCTTGATCGTTGGATTTTTTCGGGGCGGGTTGCGGCATGGGCTCAATCAGTTTGCAGCACTCAAGCTGCGAAGTGGTTGGATTTTCCCTGTATTACTGCTAATCCAGTTCTTTATTTTCTATTTACAGGAACGATTCGAATGGGTGGCATCCATTAATGGTTACCTCTTTGCTGCCGTCTACATTACAGGTCTCGCATTTCTGTGGCTAAACAGGCACCATACCGGTTTCATGCTCATCTGGATTGGTGTGTTTCTCAATTTTGCCGTGATGGCTGTAAACGGTGGGCGCATGCCGGTTTCTGTGGAAGCTTCCGCTGTATTGGGACCCTACTATGTAGACATGCTCCGGGAAGGCGGCGCCGTGTCGAAGCATTTCATGATGGATGCGTCTACACACCTGCCCTTTCTCGGTGATATCATCCCGCTGTCCAGCCCATATCCACGGACTCAGGTGATTAGCATCGGTGATGTGGTCATGAATGTTGGCATATTCCTGTTTATCCAGTACATGATGGTGAATCGGGACAAAAAGGCTGTTCAACCTGCTAAAACTCATCAGGCTTGA
- a CDS encoding diguanylate cyclase — translation MNFIRNLIHKADRSSLYVILLSCTGIGVFLYMNKWSYLHLSTADWVMVYTMLGAALILDYFTFQIPPKGNQQSMDSSVYLACIFMFGGAFSLSVLLPVSIILLIKERKLTWWKHIVNFSIYSLMITGAAAVFEWTGGQSGTLNGYNLFPYFAALAAYFIINTITLGLFFHFSTKDALQQMKRAFVTESLLVYLCTLILALVLTILVVHNGVLGLLLYLSLSILLSHAFRQLFVMYQTIEEKANTDQRTGLFNHSYFESMLESELTNARTQGTPLCLGLIDIDDFKKYNDRFGHLQGDSLLALLGDFLMRKTEGTPVTAFRYGGEEFTLLMPGMELDESYKFMNKLRKQLNDTPFEGVEVFPHGCLSFSGGVAPYEVDMYNKSQLVDQADKALYYAKKQGKNNVHRHGSNDGMEHEIDLVQDVRDIEQQLNLFRYKDMDTFKHSKRVYKYALDISESLKLDNAEKRRFVLGALIHDIGKLEIPWSILNKKDKLTAEEWETIKGHVTWGKKMVITNDRFADLIPYIELHHERYDGKGYPYGLKGNEIPRLCRMLTVIDSFDAMTTERPYQETKNVEEAIRELRACSGSQFDPELAELFIRYIEKRTAQQQLL, via the coding sequence ATGAACTTTATTCGTAACCTTATCCATAAGGCAGATCGAAGCAGTCTGTATGTTATTTTGCTTAGCTGCACCGGTATCGGTGTTTTTCTGTACATGAACAAGTGGTCTTATCTTCATCTATCCACGGCAGATTGGGTTATGGTCTACACCATGCTGGGCGCAGCGTTGATTCTGGATTATTTTACGTTCCAGATTCCACCCAAAGGCAATCAGCAATCCATGGACTCATCGGTATACCTCGCCTGTATATTCATGTTTGGCGGGGCTTTCAGTCTATCGGTGTTGCTGCCTGTCTCCATCATCCTGCTAATCAAAGAGCGTAAACTCACCTGGTGGAAACATATCGTCAATTTCAGCATCTACAGTCTTATGATTACGGGAGCAGCTGCCGTGTTTGAGTGGACGGGTGGTCAATCGGGAACGTTGAATGGATATAACCTGTTTCCTTATTTCGCAGCGCTCGCAGCCTACTTCATTATTAACACGATCACGCTCGGCTTGTTCTTTCATTTCTCGACGAAGGATGCATTACAGCAGATGAAGCGGGCATTCGTTACCGAATCCCTGCTGGTTTATCTGTGTACGCTGATTCTGGCGCTGGTCCTGACAATTTTGGTTGTGCACAATGGCGTACTTGGCCTGTTGTTGTATCTGAGTCTTAGCATTCTGCTCTCCCATGCATTCAGGCAGTTGTTCGTGATGTATCAGACGATTGAGGAAAAGGCCAACACGGATCAACGTACGGGTCTGTTCAACCATAGCTATTTCGAAAGCATGTTAGAAAGCGAACTGACTAACGCTCGAACGCAGGGAACGCCGCTCTGTCTGGGACTTATTGATATCGATGATTTCAAAAAGTATAATGACCGGTTTGGTCACCTTCAAGGTGACAGCCTGCTAGCCCTGCTTGGGGATTTTCTGATGCGAAAAACGGAGGGTACACCTGTTACCGCATTTCGTTATGGCGGGGAAGAGTTCACGTTGCTCATGCCGGGCATGGAGTTGGACGAATCCTACAAGTTCATGAACAAGCTGCGCAAACAACTGAACGACACGCCGTTTGAAGGTGTTGAAGTGTTTCCGCACGGTTGTCTCTCCTTCTCTGGTGGCGTCGCGCCCTATGAGGTGGATATGTATAACAAATCCCAACTCGTGGATCAGGCCGATAAAGCACTGTATTATGCGAAGAAACAAGGCAAGAACAACGTGCACCGTCACGGCAGCAATGATGGCATGGAGCATGAGATTGATCTGGTACAGGATGTTCGTGACATCGAGCAGCAGCTCAATCTGTTCAGATACAAGGATATGGATACGTTCAAACATTCCAAACGGGTTTATAAGTATGCTCTGGATATCAGTGAATCGCTCAAGCTGGACAATGCAGAGAAACGGCGTTTCGTGCTGGGGGCGTTGATTCATGACATCGGCAAACTGGAGATTCCCTGGTCCATTCTGAACAAGAAGGACAAACTCACCGCAGAAGAATGGGAAACGATTAAAGGTCATGTCACTTGGGGCAAAAAAATGGTGATTACGAACGATCGCTTCGCCGATCTAATTCCGTATATTGAACTACACCATGAACGCTATGATGGCAAAGGCTATCCCTACGGTCTGAAGGGTAACGAGATCCCCCGGCTGTGCCGGATGCTGACCGTGATCGACTCCTTTGATGCCATGACGACAGAGCGACCGTATCAGGAGACCAAGAACGTGGAGGAAGCCATTCGGGAGCTACGCGCGTGTTCGGGTTCACAGTTCGATCCGGAGCTTGCGGAGTTGTTCATTCGATATATTGAGAAAAGAACCGCTCAGCAACAGTTGCTGTAA